The Miscanthus floridulus cultivar M001 chromosome 7, ASM1932011v1, whole genome shotgun sequence genome includes a region encoding these proteins:
- the LOC136465461 gene encoding uncharacterized protein — protein MDDDEFLSDGESTNGESEDDLPNNSEEETSDPFNDGEDPNPEDDNIDTSEMLKTLKHVQKAVCGFAKFVEKKGKARGSGVQTRKSIRTVRGRGKGKLSGAAGTSERPGSRFNSKYFGEKIIAKLDERKKKIIRHHGFGILLEYDGCSAPRGFVQWIADQVDVSCSDIVVGGKVIPLDPLSVHLFLGLPNDGEDIKENYTESTKSNFLSAIKEPSLPTIKTFGDKLVGGTLSDDDVLRYFMVVALSTFLCANSSTYPSPQYLGSLIDVSKVKEWNWSKFIYDWMFSSITNYRKKHRSTIGGCRYFLAGYYLDYINFGVRNQLPLDLPRIHCWKGSMIKTFASYDRVSGEIYGKRPVKSIDDTCYAEEYLPEEACALFRRTLDRRCDFIRTNDMDNMCNIFENHHTRLGFRSPGTLVAKMFMYMHRTHVINRGGDASDEAEVSAARVPPPRHDDGDDGVVDGIRAEYEAPLPSPAHHNGDDDAVRAKYEAPLPSPGHFVVQDDVFDAGMAGDTSKTAVKEVDGAATAANNTIIEDVHPTVAAPTETNEEECSVTDKIESDGLYDGSGGENCRASQSTEIIPSKDSSAEGSAISKRKRKRCASQYSSANSVASRTRLSQRLGKSPLSHIKDHNAEATVPDQTGNGCNKDNTVVIEEDQVLTTNVATKRQKLHLKKGKATSAYTASPLVPTVHEGETTNAAAAMPLVGTVERAPGQTGEAPSLRNAIGSLSGLGPFGVENAQAGSRADLDENAVSAQDLNAPVKEPCLKTKIPFFRSPSVPSFRMFEELDDLGNYVADPNLRRPVGTTCDTSCPLDRALSMLSRVSTSGQNVGANMSHGGVPGNVETKSNLNLKSRSASKEWVFVDKPTSPRGGNVSNEETIGTGNAGTKINGNVDNDVIRMESLPLTEYSEIEEDPSQPVPLAATPIQSRLPSHREKSVVGVPCLSAKSIGSYGFVLNSESSSEVVWQSSSSKVAIHRPRRLAKPSMYKISPFIIPQSKISVSKLESDVYEAVLKMGESSEHLNLKVVDYGFVVVLLSALSSSLRPGGKVNHFVVNAFCKLLFLRKHPRDSRKHYFFSKVGDYLIGNHGRDDEKEKELFETAVRCFKGAHRARPLTSSDYLYFPILFHDRWYVVVLYFSLRWCIILDSCTVCFGVDSAFHKAVKDEFLENLATVWKQVVNIDYGLHAFHVFFGTVPQQSDNIINDSGVYAIKNLEHFEVHLNMLEKYTEDDISQLRIKLVNDMVFNEYNSAYDGTCKVKEVSGNLNQGALFEACL, from the exons ATGGATGATGATGAGTTTCTTTCTGATGGTGAGTCTACAAATGGTGAGAGTGAGGATGATCTTCCTAACAACTCAGAAGAGGAAACCTCTGATCCTTTCAATGATGGCGAG GATCCAAATCCTGAAGATGATAATATTGATACTAGTGAAATGCTGAAAACTTTGAAGCATGTTCAAAAAGCCGTTTGTGGA TTTGCTAAGTTTGTTGAGAAGAAAGGGAAAGCAAGGGGTTCAGGTGTCCAGACTAGAAAG AGTATCAGAACAGTTAGAGGTAGAGGTAAAGGGAAATTGAGTGGCGCTGCAGGTACATCAGAGAGACCAGGAAGTAGGTTTAATAGCAAGTACTTTGGAGAAAAGATAATAGCAAAGTTGGATGAGCGCAAAAAGAAAATTATCAGGCATCATGGCTTTGGAATTTTACTGGAGTACGATGGTTGCTCAGCACCCAGAGGATTTGTGCAATGGATAGCAGATCAAGTAGATGTGAGTTGTAGTGACATAGTAGTTGGAGGGAAAGTGATTCCATTGGATCCATTGTCAGTCCATCTCTTTTTAGGGCTTCCAAATGATGGTGAAGATATTAAGGAGAATTATACTGAGTCTACGAAGAGCAATTTCCTTTCAGCAATCAAAGAGCCCTCTTTGCCCACGATCAAGACATTTGGGGACAAGTTGGTAGGAGGCACGTTATCTGATGATGACGTGCTTCGATACTTCATGGTTGTAGCCTTGTCTACATTTCTTTGTGCTAATTCTAGTACTTATCCGAGCCCGCAGTATCTAGGTTCATTGATTGATGTATCTAAGGTGAAAGAATGGAATTGGTCAAAGTTCATCTATGATTGGATGTTTTCTTCCATTACAAACTATAGAAAGAAGCATCGGAGTACAATTGGTGGTTGCAGATACTTTCTAGCT GGTTATTATCTTGATTATATCAACTTTGGAGTACGTAATCAGCTGCCCCTAGATCTGCCAAGAATCCATTGTTGGAAGGGCTCGATGATCAAGACCTTTGCTTCATATGATCGTGTGTCTGGTGAGATTTATGGAAAGCGACCG gtgaaaTCCATCGATGACACATGCTATGCTGAAGAGTATCTACCGGAAGAGGCTTGTGCTCTTTTTAGGAGAACTTTGGATAGACGTTGTGATTTCATCAGGACAAAT GACATGGATAACATGTGCAATATTTTTGAAAACCACCATACAAGACTAGGCTTTAGGAGCCCGGGCACACTTGTTGCTAAGATGTTTATGTATATGCATAGGACTCATGTAATTAATCGTGGTGGTGATGCTTCTGATGAGGCTGAGGTTTCTGCTGCTAGAGTGCCCCCTCcaagacatgatgatggtgatgatggagtTGTTGATGGTATCCGTGCTGAATATGAAGCTCCTCTTCCTTCTCCAGCACATCataatggtgatgatgatgctgTCCGTGCTAAATATGAAGCCCCACTGCCTTCTCCAGGACATTTTGTTGTGCAAGATGATGTCTTTGATGCGGGAATGGCTGGTGATACAAGTAAAACAGCTGTGAAAGAAGTGGATGGTGCTGCTACTGCTGCAAATAATACCATTATTGAAGATGTGCATCCTACAGTTGCTGCTCCTACtgaaacaaatgaagaagaaTGCTCTGTGACTGATAAAATTGAATCTGATGGATTATACGATGGATCTGGTGGTGAGAATTGTCGTGCTTCTCAGTCAACTGAAATTATTCCTTCCAAAGACTCATCAGCTGAAG GTTCAGCTATAAGTAAAAGGAAGAGGAAAAGATGCGCATCACAATATTCGAGCGCCAATAGTGTAGCGTCTAGGACTCGACTCTCTCAACGTCTTGGCAAGTCCCCTCTGAGTCACATAAAAGATCATAATGCTGAG GCAACTGTGCCGGATCAAACTGGAAATGGATGTAACAAGGATAATACTGTAGTTATTGAGGAAGACCAAGTGTTAACTACTAATGTTGCAACTAAACGTCAAAAGCTCCATCTAAAA AAAGGCAAAGCAACTAGTGCATATACTGCTTCCCCCTTGGTTCCTACTGTTCATGAAGGAGAGACAACTAATGCGGCCGCTGCTATGCCCTTGGTTGGTACAGTTGAGAGGGCCCCAG GACAAACAGGAGAAGCACCGAGTCTAAGGAATGCTATTGGTTCTCTGAGTGGTCTTGGTCCTTTTGGAGTGGAGAATGCTCAAGCTGGTTCTAGAGCTGACTTGGATGAAAATGCAGTTTCTGCTCAAGATCTTAATG cACCTGTCAAGGAACCTTGTCTGAAGACGAAGATTCCATTCTTTCGTAGCCCTAGTGTACCTTCGTTCAGAATGTTTGAAGAACTAGATGACTTAGGAAATTATGTTGCAGATCCTAACTTGAGGCGCCCTGTTGGTACTACTTGTGATACATCTTGTCCTCTTGATAGAGCGTTGTCTATG TTGAGTAGAGTTTCTACTTCAGGTCAGAATGTTGGTGCTAATATGTCCCATGGAGGTGTCCCTGGAAAT GTTGAAACCAAAAGCAACTTGAACTTGAAATCTAGGTCTGCATCTAAAGAATGGGTTTTTGTTGATAAGCCGACGTCTCCTAGAGGTGGTAATGTGAGCAATGAGGAGACCATTGGCACTGGAAATGCTGGGACTAAGATAAATGGGAATGTTGATAAT GACGTTATCCGTATGGAGTCTTTACCTTTAACTGAATATTCTGAGATTGAAGAAGATCCAAGTCAACCTGTTCCTCTTGCTGCA ACACCTATTCAATCACGTCTTCCATCCCATCGTGAAAAGTCTGTGGTTGGTGTGCCTTGCTTGTCTGCAAAGTCTATTGGCAGCTATGGATTTGTATTGAACTCTGAGTCGTCCAGTGAAGTTGTTTGGCAGTCTTCGAGTTCAAAGGTTGCTATTCATCGTCCTAGACGGCTTGCGAAGCCCAGCATGTACAAGATCAGCCCTTTTATCATCCCTCAATCCAAGATTAGTGTGTCCAAACTTGAATCTGATGTGTATGAAGCTGTTTTGAAGATGGGAGAAAGCAGCGAACACTTGAA TCTAAAAGTGGTGGATTATGGGTTTGTTGTTGTCTTGTTGAGTGCACTTTCATCTTCTCTTCGGCCTGGCGGAAaggtcaaccattttgtagtgaaCGCATTTTGCAAGCTGCTGTTCCTTAGAAAACACCCCAGGGATTCTAGAAAGCATTACTTCTTCTCTAAAGTTGGG GATTATCTTATTGGAAATCATGGTCGtgatgatgagaaggagaaggagctatTTGAGACTGCTGTGAGATGCTTTAAGGGTGCTCATCGTGCCAGGCCTTTAACATCCAGCGACTAT CTCTATTTTCCAATACTCTTCCATGATCGGTGGTATGTTGTTGTACTGTATTTTAGCCTGAGATGGTGTATAATCTTGGATTCATGCACAGTGTGCTTTGGAGTAGACTCAGCTTTCCACAAAGCTGTGAAAGATGAATTT CTAGAAAACTTGGCCACCGTCTGGAAACAAGTTGTTAATATCGACTATGGCTTACATGCATTCCATGTCTTCTTTGGAACTGTACCCCAGCAATCTGATAA caTAATCAATGATAGTGGTGTGTATGCTATAAAGAATCTAGAGCATTTTGAAGTCCATCTGAATATGTTGGAGAAGTACACCGAAGATGATATTAGTCAACTTCGCATCAAACTTGTTAATGACATGGTTTTCAATGAATACAATAGTGCATATGATGGTACATGCAAAGTGAAGGAG GTCTCTGGCAATTTGAATCAGGGAGCATTATTTGAGGCTTGTCTCTAG
- the LOC136463172 gene encoding RING-H2 finger protein ATL5-like, translated as MSADDDPDTCYRWSRDFVVAHAIFASGLVTFPVAVLFLVNRPHTGGAIFIAAFAALCTTTSLILCFRFYAELRRPPWPRWLSAAASGGLQQEDAEAASAVAGEQTTTTRAMSHALRHPEQLVIGHRVEMHAALAAGRVPSYDYLGDGAAEDCAVCLGEVEKGETVRQLPACQHVFHRECIDPWLRAHATCPVCRSSVLPAPERPVEVVWWTSEQFMGRPG; from the coding sequence ATGTCTGCCGACGACGATCCTGACACCTGCTACCGGTGGAGCCGCGACTTCGTTGTCGCGCACGCCATCTTCGCCAGCGGCCTAGTCACGTTTCCGGTGGCCGTCCTCTTCCTCGTCAACCGGCCGCACACAGGCGGCGCCATCTTCATCGCCGCGTTCGCGGCCTTGTGCACCACCACCAGCCTCATCCTCTGCTTCCGCTTCTACGCCGAGCTCAGGCGCCCGCCCTGGCCGCGCTGGCTCTCCGCCGCGGCGTCCGGCGGCCTGCAGCAGGAGGACGCTGAGGCGGCGTCAGCTGTCGCCGGGGAACAAACGACGACGACGCGGGCGATGTCGCACGCCCTCCGCCACCCGGAGCAGCTCGTGATTGGTCACCGCGTGGAGATGCATGCCGCCCTCGCTGCGGGGCGCGTCCCGAGCTACGACTACCTGGGCGACGGCGCGGCCGAGGACTGCGCGGTGTGCCTGGGAGAGGTGGAGAAGGGAGAGACGGTGCGGCAGCTGCCGGCGTGCCAGCACGTGTTCCACAGAGAGTGCATCGATCCGTGGCTGCGAGCGCACGCAACTTGCCCGGTCTGCCGTTCCAGCGTGCTCCCGGCGCCCGAGCGGCCGGTGGAGGTCGTTTGGTGGACATCGGAGCAGTTCATGGGCAGACCAGGATGA